One genomic segment of Pseudomonas sp. p1(2021b) includes these proteins:
- the mqo gene encoding malate dehydrogenase (quinone), with amino-acid sequence MKITGTLKWALLGLTCGVLNVQAAEARKVDVLLVGGGIMSSTLAVWLNELEPGWSMEMVERLDKVAEESSNGWNNAGTGHSALAELNYTPEKNGKIDISKAIDINESFQITRQFLAWQVKQGVLNNPRSFINTTPHMSFVWGDDNIQFLRKRYEALQASPLFKPMQYSEDPEQIRKWVPLMMEGRDPNQKLAVTWTPIGTDVNFGEITRQYVGYLQGRPNFDLKLSTEVEDITRNDDGSWHVEYKNLKDGTKAATDAKFLFIGAGGAALPLLQKSGIPEAKDYAGFPVGGSFLVTENPELAQRHMAKAYGIAATGAPPMSVPHLDTRVLDGKRMILFGPFATFSTRFLKEGSLLDLFASMSLHNTWPMVRVGVREFDLVQYLVGQLMQSDDDRFEALQTYFPHARKEDWRLWQAGQRVQIIKQDDELGGVLKLGTEVVMSQDGSIAGLLGASPGASTAPPIMLDLLHKVFKDKAASAAWQEKFRQIIPSYGLRLNDHPDKLHEEWAYTNQMLQLAPAQEGETQVAAP; translated from the coding sequence CCTTGAAATGGGCCTTGCTGGGCCTGACGTGCGGTGTGCTCAATGTCCAGGCCGCCGAGGCCAGGAAGGTCGATGTGCTGCTGGTCGGTGGCGGCATCATGAGCTCGACTCTGGCGGTGTGGCTCAATGAGTTGGAGCCCGGCTGGTCCATGGAAATGGTCGAGCGCCTGGACAAGGTCGCCGAGGAGAGCTCCAACGGCTGGAACAACGCCGGTACCGGGCACTCGGCCCTCGCCGAGCTGAACTACACGCCGGAGAAGAACGGCAAGATCGACATCAGCAAGGCCATCGACATCAACGAGTCGTTCCAGATCACCCGGCAGTTTCTCGCCTGGCAGGTCAAGCAAGGGGTGCTGAACAACCCGCGCTCGTTCATCAACACCACACCGCACATGAGCTTCGTCTGGGGCGACGACAACATCCAGTTCCTGCGCAAACGCTACGAAGCGCTGCAGGCAAGCCCACTGTTCAAGCCCATGCAGTATTCCGAAGACCCCGAGCAGATCCGCAAGTGGGTGCCGCTGATGATGGAAGGGCGCGACCCCAACCAGAAGCTTGCGGTGACCTGGACGCCCATTGGCACCGACGTCAATTTCGGTGAGATCACCCGCCAATACGTCGGCTACCTGCAGGGCAGGCCGAACTTCGACCTGAAGCTGTCCACCGAAGTCGAGGACATCACCCGCAACGACGACGGCTCCTGGCACGTCGAGTACAAGAACCTCAAGGACGGCACCAAGGCCGCGACCGACGCCAAGTTCCTGTTCATCGGCGCCGGCGGTGCCGCGCTGCCGCTGCTGCAGAAGTCCGGCATCCCCGAGGCCAAGGACTACGCCGGCTTCCCGGTCGGTGGCTCGTTCCTGGTCACCGAGAACCCGGAGCTTGCCCAGCGCCACATGGCCAAGGCCTATGGTATTGCCGCCACCGGGGCACCGCCGATGTCGGTGCCGCACCTGGATACCCGGGTGCTCGACGGCAAGCGCATGATTTTGTTCGGCCCCTTCGCCACCTTCTCCACACGGTTCCTCAAGGAAGGCTCGCTGCTCGATCTGTTCGCCAGCATGTCGCTGCACAACACCTGGCCGATGGTGCGGGTGGGCGTGCGTGAATTCGACCTGGTGCAGTACCTGGTCGGCCAGCTAATGCAGTCCGACGATGATCGTTTCGAAGCGTTGCAGACCTACTTCCCCCATGCCAGGAAGGAAGACTGGCGCCTCTGGCAGGCTGGGCAGCGGGTGCAGATCATCAAGCAGGATGACGAGCTGGGCGGTGTCTTGAAGCTCGGTACCGAGGTGGTGATGTCCCAGGACGGCAGCATCGCCGGCCTGCTGGGGGCCTCGCCGGGCGCTTCTACCGCGCCGCCGATCATGCTCGACCTGCTGCACAAGGTGTTCAAGGACAAGGCCGCCTCCGCGGCGTGGCAAGAGAAGTTCCGGCAGATCATTCCGTCCTATGGCCTTCGCCTGAACGATCACCCGGACAAGCTTCACGAGGAGTGGGCCTATACCAACCAGATGCTGCAGTTGGCTCCTGCGCAGGAGGGTGAAACCCAGGTGGCGGCGCCATAG
- a CDS encoding class I SAM-dependent methyltransferase — MDEARLHEFMGKLVGDMGAAASLANVILGDELGLYRAMADSQPVTPEALAQRTGCHPRLLREWLSAQVAAGYMVHQDGAFSLPEEQAMALAIEESPAYMAGGAAVVAALFHDKDKLVAAMRGDGGLAWGDHHPCMFSGTERFFRPGYRTFLVADWLPALEGVTDKLQAGAKVADVGCGHGASTIVMAQAFPASRFVGYDYHGPSIVIAGQRAEQAGVASQVRFEQASAKDYPGHDHDLVCFFDCLHDMGDPVGAARHAYQALKDDGTVMLVEPYAEDSLEGNLNPVGRLFYAASTFICTPNSLSQEVGLGLGAQAGEARLRAVFEEAGFSRFRRATQTPFNLILEARK; from the coding sequence ATGGACGAGGCACGGCTTCATGAATTCATGGGCAAGCTGGTGGGCGACATGGGCGCTGCGGCGAGCCTGGCCAATGTCATCCTGGGAGACGAACTGGGCCTGTACCGGGCCATGGCCGACAGCCAGCCGGTCACGCCCGAGGCGTTGGCGCAGCGCACCGGTTGTCATCCGCGGTTGTTGCGCGAGTGGCTGAGCGCCCAGGTCGCGGCGGGCTACATGGTCCACCAGGACGGTGCGTTCAGCCTGCCCGAGGAGCAGGCTATGGCCTTGGCCATCGAGGAGTCCCCGGCCTACATGGCGGGCGGCGCAGCGGTGGTAGCGGCCCTGTTTCACGACAAGGACAAGCTGGTGGCGGCCATGCGCGGCGATGGTGGCTTGGCCTGGGGCGACCATCATCCGTGCATGTTCAGCGGCACCGAGCGGTTCTTCCGCCCGGGTTACCGGACGTTTCTGGTGGCCGACTGGCTACCGGCGCTCGAGGGCGTCACCGACAAGTTGCAGGCGGGGGCCAAGGTGGCGGATGTCGGTTGCGGCCATGGTGCCTCGACCATCGTCATGGCCCAGGCGTTTCCTGCCTCGCGCTTCGTCGGCTACGACTATCATGGGCCCTCGATCGTCATTGCCGGTCAACGCGCCGAACAGGCCGGCGTGGCCAGCCAGGTGCGTTTCGAGCAGGCTTCGGCCAAGGACTATCCGGGGCATGACCACGACCTGGTGTGCTTCTTCGACTGCCTGCACGACATGGGCGATCCGGTGGGCGCGGCCCGTCATGCCTACCAGGCGCTCAAGGATGACGGCACGGTGATGCTGGTCGAGCCCTATGCCGAGGATTCGCTGGAGGGCAACCTGAACCCGGTGGGACGGCTGTTCTATGCGGCCTCGACGTTCATCTGCACGCCGAATTCGCTGTCCCAGGAGGTGGGGCTGGGGCTCGGGGCGCAGGCCGGGGAGGCACGCTTGCGGGCGGTGTTCGAGGAGGCGGGGTTCAGCCGGTTCCGGCGGGCGACGCAGACGCCGTTCAACTTGATCCTGGAGGCGCGCAAGTAG
- a CDS encoding saccharopine dehydrogenase family protein: MKKNVLIIGAGGVAKVVAHKCAQHNDELGRIAIASRNISKCQAIIDSVKAKGSLKVPADIQAFALNALDVEATKALIRETESQIVINVGSAFLNMSVLRACIDTGAAYLDTAIHEEPGKICETPPWYGNYEWKHLEECQQKNITAILGVGFDPGVVNSYAKLAQQQYFDRIDSIDILDVNAGSHGKYFATNFDPEINFREFTGQVWSWQNSQWTSNKMFEVKRTDDLPVVGSQNLYLTGHDEVHSLSKNLDVPNIRFWMSFGEHYINVFTVLKNLGLLSEQPVKTAEGLEVVPLKVVKAVLPDPSSLAPGYTGKTCIGDLVKGTKDGQPREVFIYNVADHEEAFAETDSQGISYTAGVPPVAAALLVARGEWDAKRMVNVEELPAEPFLKALDVMGLPTRVKDEKGDRPWDAQA, encoded by the coding sequence TTGAAGAAGAACGTTCTTATCATTGGTGCAGGAGGTGTCGCCAAGGTGGTGGCCCACAAGTGTGCGCAGCATAACGACGAGCTCGGTCGTATTGCCATTGCGTCACGGAACATCTCCAAATGCCAGGCCATCATCGACAGCGTCAAGGCCAAGGGTAGCCTGAAGGTACCCGCCGACATCCAGGCCTTTGCGCTCAATGCCCTCGATGTCGAGGCGACCAAGGCACTGATCCGCGAGACCGAATCGCAGATCGTGATCAACGTTGGCTCCGCCTTCCTCAACATGTCGGTGCTGCGTGCCTGCATCGACACCGGTGCCGCCTACCTGGACACCGCGATCCACGAAGAACCAGGCAAGATCTGCGAAACGCCGCCCTGGTACGGCAACTACGAGTGGAAACACCTCGAAGAGTGCCAGCAGAAGAACATTACCGCCATTCTCGGCGTCGGTTTCGACCCGGGTGTGGTGAACAGCTACGCCAAGCTTGCGCAGCAACAGTATTTCGACCGCATTGACTCGATCGACATCCTCGACGTCAATGCCGGCTCCCATGGCAAGTATTTCGCCACCAACTTCGACCCGGAAATCAACTTCCGCGAATTCACCGGGCAAGTCTGGAGCTGGCAGAACAGCCAATGGACCAGCAACAAAATGTTCGAGGTCAAGCGCACCGACGACCTGCCGGTCGTGGGCTCGCAGAACCTCTACCTGACCGGCCACGACGAAGTGCATTCGCTGTCGAAGAACCTCGACGTGCCGAACATCCGCTTCTGGATGAGCTTCGGCGAGCACTACATCAATGTGTTCACCGTGCTGAAGAACCTGGGCCTGCTGTCCGAGCAGCCGGTCAAGACCGCCGAAGGCCTGGAAGTGGTACCGCTGAAGGTCGTCAAGGCCGTCCTGCCCGACCCGTCCTCGCTGGCTCCGGGCTACACCGGCAAGACCTGCATCGGTGACCTGGTCAAAGGCACCAAGGATGGCCAGCCGCGCGAAGTGTTCATCTACAACGTGGCCGACCACGAAGAAGCCTTCGCCGAGACCGACAGCCAGGGCATTTCCTACACCGCCGGCGTACCGCCGGTGGCCGCGGCCCTGCTGGTCGCCCGTGGCGAGTGGGATGCCAAGCGCATGGTCAACGTCGAGGAACTGCCAGCCGAGCCGTTCCTCAAGGCGCTGGACGTGATGGGCCTGCCGACCCGCGTGAAAGACGAAAAAGGCGACCGTCCCTGGGACGCGCAAGCCTAA
- the nspC gene encoding carboxynorspermidine decarboxylase, with protein MIKTPYYLIDKQKLLGNMQKIAYVREQSGAKALLALKCFATWSVFDLMQQYMDGTTSSSLYELKLGRQKFAGETHAYSVAWADDEIEEMLENCDKIIFNSIGQLQRFAEQSEGKVRGLRVNPQVSSSDYLLADPARPFSRLGEWDPEKIEKVIGQISGFMFHNNCENGDFGLFDKMLSHIEERFGHLLHKVEWVSLGGGIHFTGEDYALDAFCARLKAFSETYGVQVYLEPGEAAITQSASLEVTVLDTLYNGKHLAVVDSSIEAHMLDLLIYRLNAKMAPSEGEHTYMICGKSCLAGDIFGEYQFDKPLAIGDRLSFVDAAGYTMVKKNWFNGLKMPAIVVKQLDGSVEVVREFGFEDYVSSLS; from the coding sequence ATGATCAAGACGCCGTACTACCTCATCGATAAACAGAAGCTGCTGGGCAACATGCAGAAGATCGCCTATGTGCGCGAACAGTCCGGGGCCAAGGCCCTGCTGGCACTCAAGTGCTTCGCCACTTGGTCGGTGTTCGACCTGATGCAGCAGTACATGGACGGCACCACGTCCTCGTCGCTCTACGAGCTCAAGCTCGGTCGCCAGAAGTTCGCCGGCGAGACCCATGCCTACAGCGTGGCCTGGGCCGACGACGAGATCGAGGAAATGCTCGAGAACTGCGACAAGATCATCTTCAACTCCATCGGCCAGCTGCAGCGCTTCGCCGAGCAGTCCGAAGGCAAGGTCCGCGGCCTGCGCGTCAACCCGCAGGTGAGCAGCTCCGACTACCTGCTGGCCGACCCTGCACGCCCGTTCAGCCGCCTGGGCGAGTGGGACCCGGAAAAGATCGAAAAGGTGATCGGGCAGATCTCCGGCTTCATGTTCCACAACAACTGCGAGAACGGCGACTTCGGCTTGTTCGACAAGATGCTCTCGCACATCGAGGAACGCTTCGGCCACCTGCTGCACAAGGTCGAGTGGGTGAGCCTGGGTGGCGGCATTCACTTCACCGGCGAAGACTACGCCCTGGATGCGTTCTGCGCGCGCCTGAAAGCGTTCTCGGAAACGTACGGCGTACAGGTGTACCTGGAACCTGGCGAAGCGGCGATCACCCAGAGCGCCTCGCTGGAAGTCACCGTGCTCGACACCCTGTACAACGGCAAGCACCTGGCCGTGGTGGACAGCTCCATCGAGGCGCACATGCTCGACCTGCTGATCTACCGCCTGAACGCCAAGATGGCGCCCAGCGAGGGCGAGCACACCTACATGATCTGCGGCAAGTCGTGCCTGGCCGGCGATATCTTCGGCGAATACCAGTTCGACAAGCCGCTGGCCATCGGTGACCGGCTTTCGTTCGTCGACGCGGCGGGCTATACCATGGTCAAGAAAAACTGGTTCAACGGTCTGAAAATGCCGGCCATCGTGGTCAAGCAGCTCGACGGCAGCGTCGAGGTGGTGCGCGAATTCGGTTTCGAAGACTACGTTTCCAGCCTGTCCTGA